The sequence CACCAGCTGCAGAGTATCAGTCCGCACAAAACTAAGCCCATATGGGCGACAGAAGAATAAGCAATCAAAGATTTTATATCCCCCTGACGTAAACAAATTAAACTCACAATAATACCGCCCACTAACCCCCAACTAATCCAAACCCAGCTAAGACTAACTCCCACCTTGGAAAAAAAAGAGGACCAACACGAATTAACCCGTAGCCCCCAAGCTTAAGTAGGACCCCAGCTAAAATTATGGAACCGGCCACGGGGGCCTCTACGTGCGCCTTGGGGAGCCACAAGTGAACTAAATACATAGGTAATTTTACTACAAAAGCCACCACCCTTGAGACATATCAAATCAGCCTTAAACTAAACTCTAACTCAGGACATTCCCATAGACTCATTATTATAGTACCGCCCAAGTTATACAATCTTAAAAAAGAGATCAACAAAGGAAGAGACCCAAATAaagtatagaataatatataaacaCCGGCTTGCAGCCGCTCGGGCTGATAGCCCCAGCCTaaaattaaccctttcacccccaaaaggaTGTACCGGCATGTTCttacaaaacactgttaattacaagtttttacatatttttgataattctattagaaacttcaggcattttccaaaagaatgacaccaacctgaacTCTCTAGGACAAACATTaaacctgttagagcaatttaaaaaaagtatatagcaaaatgtgctcaaaacTTAACCTTatagtgggggtaaaagggttaaaattataATAGGAACCAAAGAACTCTCGAAacaaatataaaacaacaaataatcTAAACAGGAAAAAGTCAAAATTagggataacaataaaaataaattaacaattaaaaacacCCCCCTAAAAGTGGAACCTCGCTTAACTCCCTCCCTGGCCCCCAAAGCTAACGCCAAAACTCAAAACCTGAGTAGAATCAGTAAATAGCCGACCTAGTCAACCCCTAAACTTCAGCCATATTGAAACTCCCCAAACCCTCTTAAACAAAGCACACTAAACAACAAACTACCTAATAAAAAAGAGAAAGCTGAACAGACAGCCAACTATTGGAACACAATGTTatcaataaaactataaaaacaaactttAGCACCCTAAAATTCTAAACCTGTTGAAATTATCCCTTCCGTGCCTACGAACGATAGAAACCAACAAAGCCAAGCCAAGGGCTCCCTCACAAGCggccaaagttaaaaaaaatattaagaaaaaagaatCTCCCCTAGAAACCCTACCACCCTAAGCATAAACCAAAAAATACTAACCATAATAAACTCTAGgcttaaaagtaaatttaaaagatGTTTTCGCTTCATCACAAATGCCAGAGCCCCACAACACAACCTCACCAAAGGAATACAAACTCAAAGCCTCAAGATTACCATTAGCACTTCAGAATGAAAGTTCACCCCTATCTTCAGTCCCCAAAACTAATATTTTACTTAAACTACTTCCTGATAGCTTCAATAGTTTAAATAAAACAATGGTCTTGTAAGCCGTAAATGAATTTTTATTCTTGAAGCTCAGGGCTCACCCCTGGATATCAACACTTATTTTTTTATCCCTAAGACTTTTATCGATAGCTTTTTGCTTCTCCTTCCTGACTCACCACCTGGCCAGGGGCCTAGCACTAATCATGCAAACTATCCTAATTTGTAACACAGCTACTCTTATCGCAGGAATAAGATGGTTCTCCTATATCTTATTTTTGATTTTTCTAGGGGCTACTTTAGTACTGTTTATTTACGTGGCTTCCCTGGCCTCCaacgaaatatttaaaattaacttTAAACTTACCATTATTCTCTTGCTACCCCTTATAACTATCCCGGCTTTAGTTTTCTCCGAAACTCTAATTCTACCCAACAAAGAAACTCTTGAAACCTCTTTTTACTGATCCCCCCAAGAAATAACATCTATccaatttaaattaaatagtatgtaTAACCCTACTTCTGCCAACCTAACGGCAGTGATCATTCTATACCTCCTCTTATCTTTAGTAATTATTGTTAAGTTAAGATCAAGATTCTTTGTCCCCCTTCGCCTCTCCTAATGGCAGCCCCAATCCGAAAATCCCACCCACTATTCAGCATCGCTAACGGAGCTTTAGTTGACCTCCCCACTCCAGCTAACATCTCTACACTTTGAAACTTTGGGTCCCTATTAGGACTCTGCTTAGTAGTCCAAATCGCAACTGGCCTCTTTTTGGCCATACACTATACGGCCGATATTACACTTGCCTTCTCTAGTGTAGCACACATTTGCCGAGATGTCAACTATGGTTGGCTACTTCGAACAATTCATGCAAACGGAGCTTCTTTTTCTTTATCTGTCTATATAGACATATCGGCCGAGGCATCTACTACGGGTCCTTCCTTTACATGCACACCTGATCAGTAGGGGTTATCATTCTATTCTTAGTAATGGCTACCGCCTTCCTAGGCTATGTCTTACCTTGAGGACAAATATCTTTTTGAGGGGCGACTGTTATTACCAACCTAATGTCTGCCATTCCCTTTTTAGGGACTGACCTTGTCCAGTGGATCTGAGGAGGATTCGCCGTCCATAACGCCACACTCACCCGATTCTTTACTTTCCACTTTCTTCTACCCTCTTTGGCAATGGATGTTTTCTGGGGCCTCCTCTTCCAAACTAagcctgtaaaaaaaagaaaaaaaaagaaaaaaaaaaataccctcagTATGTACAATGTCATATAGTATATTATGTACTATATAATACATTAAACAGTAATTTCTTGCAACCGTTAATTCAAGAAAAAGTACATTTGCTAATTAACATTTACCTTAAGCATATgcaaattagaaattaaaaatatcaaatagtGCAGGTACCAACTCTATTCCACGTTAACATGTCTACTGTAAGCTCCATTTTATgctaaaataaataaagatttaaacAAATCATGTCaaccaaagctgccaataaaatactgtaattggaaaggcgtctgcggggttgtggcatcttggttggtgaacgaccaaagctgccaataaaatactgtaattggaaaggcgGCTGCGGGGTCGTGGCATcttggctggtgaacgaccaaagctgccaataaaactgtaattggaaaggcgtctgcggggttgtggcatcctggctggtgaacgaccaaagctgccaataaaatactgtaattggaaaggcgtctgcggggttgcggcatcctggctggtgaacgaccaaagctgccaataaaatactgtaattggaaaggcgtctgcggggttgtggcatcttggctggtgaacgaccaaagttgccaataaaatactgtaattggaaaggcgtctgcggggttgtggcatcctggctggtgaacgaccaaagctgccaataaaatacagtattgtaattggaaaggcgtctgcggggttgtggcatcctggctggtgaacgaccaaagctgccaataaaatactgtaattggaaaggcgtctgcggggttgtggcatcctggctggtgaacgaccaaagctgccaataaaatactgtaattggaaaggcgtctgcggggttgtggcatcctggctggtgaacgaccaaagctgccaataaaatactgtaattggaaaggcgtctgcggggttgtggcatcttggctggtgaacgaccaaatctgccaataaaatactgtaattggaaaggcgtctgcggggttgtggcatcctggctggtgaacgaccaaatctgccaataaaatactgtaattggaaaggcgtctgcggggttgtggcatcctggctggtgaacgaccaaagctgccaataaaatactgtaattggaaaggcgtctgcggggttgtggcatcctggctggtgaacgaccaaagctgccaataaaatactgtaattggaaaggcgtctgcggggttgtggcatcttggctggtgaacgaccaaatctgccaataaaatactgtaattggaaaggcgtctgcggggttgtggcatcctggctggtgaacgaccaaagctgccaataaaatactgtaattggaaaggcgtctgcggggttgtggcatcctggctggtgaacgaccaaagctgccaataaaatactgtaattggaaaggcatctgcggggttgtggcatcctggctggtgaacgaccaaagctgccaataaaatactgtaattggaaaggcgtcAATTACATGTCAAAACTAGGTGGAAAAAAGGTTTTTCATATTCTACTGATGCCACCACCCTGACATGCAGACCCAAGTCTGCGAACATCAAATTACTCGCAATTTTTTCATACAGTAACCCACAAATATTCCAATATAGAGAAATCAGCCAATTTTTCACAAACAGGACCAACTGTAACAATTGTGTAAATCACTGTTTACATTTTCTCATTTAAGGAAACAACActataatataaacaaacaaatcaaaGATTAAACATTCACCCCCTGAAAATAGTCGTCGTCTTAAACCACCGAAAAAATCACACTATCAATTCCAAGTTATGTTTAATGGTAGGCTATACTAGGCCTTGGTCCGATTTTTTATAAAGGCAACCTAACCATATTCACCTTTCACATTATAGGTACAAGTTCACGATAATAGCCTATTTGAAGGAATACTTCTTCACAACGAAATCAACTCTTACCTGAGAGCCCAGCTGATAAAATGTAAACATTGAGTTATGGTTGCATTCCCAGCAACCTTAATTTTCTTTCTCTAACCTTTAAATAATTTCAATGgtagcattaataacaaaataaaatttaactttagatttttcattaaaaaagCATCATTTAAATTATCCTCACTCCAATCTCACCATTTTCTGTCACATCAAACGTTCCAGGGGCAGCACAATTGTTTGATTCTTTGGCTGATTGTACAACTCAATTTAAAACTAACCTTACTTTATTCTTTTCCCTGGTGGTTCCATAATTGATGTGAGTAAAAGAAAACATTAGTAATACCATCATATGTTATATTTATTGAAAATGCTAACCTCAACACAAGTAAATGAGTTTGTTTTGATTGGTGGCGATACAAAAACAATGGTCAAGGCAGCGGATTTAGTAAAAGCATGATATATAGCATATGACAAAAACTCCAACTCTCgcatatcaataaaaaatttactCCACTTCTCTCTCATTTCGTCAGACATGGGATCGTCCCAGTCACATCTATTGCCTTCCGAGCGACTAATTGTGATGAGCTCTCTCATTAAGACTTTTGCATTCAAAGTGAAGGGGACGGTAAGTCCTAAAGGGTCATAAATCGTAGATACTTGACTAAGTACCATTCTCTTTGTTAAGTCTTTAGGTATTATCCGATTGGATGTATTTGTCTATTCCAATTTTGAAAATTCTTTTCTTGGATCTATTCAAGTCCACCTTAAtcttgaagaagaatatatcttttcTAGGAATCCAGTGTAAACCAAGAACCTTTTCCTCACCAGCATATAACAATTTTAATTCATTGTCTAAAGTTTCATTGTTAGACATAATCCAATGTTTGAATTTGAAACCACCCTCATTTAGCACCAAATTCATATTACCCATAAGCTTTTTAGCTTTATTTACATCTTCACAACTAAAAATATCATCATCTACATATGTATTCCTATCTATAATGTTGTTGATCTCCGGAAATTCATTCTCCTTAATTGAAGCAGTTTTCTTAAGAGCTGTTATAGCAATGACACCGCTGGGTCGGTCTCCAAAACCCACAGCTGTAAGTACATGGTGGTTCGGGGGTCTACTATAATCTGCATCTCGCCATACGAATCTGTGGGTGTGCTGCTCCAATTCTTTCAATCTTACTGCATTATACATTTTGGATATATCCCCTATGACAGCAACATTGTTCTGACGGAATCTTAATAAAATTCCCACTAGGTCATTCTATAAATCTGATCCTTTTGCCCAATAATCATTAAGTCTGTGGCCCTTGTAATCTGCTGAAGAATTGAACACTATTCTGACTGGGGTTGAGGTTGAACTTTCTTTTAATACTTCATGATGGTGAATATAGTGTATAGGACCATCAAATTCACTCATTTCCTTCCAAGATCATTTTCTTGCAACGCCTCTACTCAACATGTCTTTTATTTGATCATTATACAGTTGTGTATATTTATAACCTATCTTAGTTAATCGCTTCTCTGTTGATCTCATTCTTGCAATAGCCACTGCCACATTGTTAGGCAATTTATTAGGGTCCCTAAACCAGGGATATTTAACAGTCCAATATTTTTCCTCACAGGTATATTCTAAGCCCTTTGAAATCATGTCTAACTCCTTTTCTTCTCTAATTGTTATAACTTTTATCACCTAATGTACATGATCCACATTTCGGTATACAGTATGTGCCCAAGCTTTCAATGTTGAAAAATTTATCTAAATCCATCCTTAAAAAttcattattgttaacattaatttcCTCTACTTTAACCACACTAGAAACTTGATTAACTTTGACATTGAAACTATTGTTCGAAGATTCAAACTTAATCGATGGATGGGATCCTCTTATGCAATATCCGAACATGTTTTCCATCAGTTGTAAATTCCCAACAGACTGTTTGACTTGTGGCATAAGTGTACACCAATTGGATACTACTAACAACTCTATTTCACCAAATGGACGTTCCACATCAAAAAGACGGATATCATCAAACAAAAGAACGATATTTGTCAGGTCTACCTTACATGCTTCAGATGTTATCTCTTCTATGCCGTAAGCCGTGATATACCAGTGTTTACCTTCAAGATCAGTCACTTTGATtacatattctttattctttataagTTCTACCTTTCTTCCTACCTCTGTGATAGTTAATTCAATGTCTCTACCTTTCAAACCTAATTTATAAGCAGTAGCAAATGATATTAGTGTTATATCACTTCCAGGGTCCCACAACGTATTCAAAGGTGTGCCATTGCTGTATAATTTACTAATCATTAACAGTGCTTTGTCTCTTACTAAATATTTGGATTTGACGGAAAGAGTAGTACTGTACATCAGACCCTCTGAAAATGCTCCATGAAGTAATGGATGATGATATTTTCCACATCTTTGACCTTCAGTTATTACATTACAAGTATTCTTGAGACGGCAAGAATTTGATATATGACCAGCTTTCAGACAATTGAAACATGCTTGCCTTTTCCTTACAGTTTCAAACTACTCAAAATTACCTAGATTGACAAATACTGAACAGCTCCCCGTGTTATGAGGGCCTTTTTTGTGTAATAAGCACTTCCCAGTTTGCAAAGTATCATTATCCTTACACAAATTAGTGACTATTTGAGTTAGCTGATCTACACGGAGtaattcattatgtttttctggaaTACCCTTAATGGATGCTATCATATCTTCTTCATTAACTTGACCTGATATATGACAAATCCTAGAACTCGAACATGTCCTGATATCTGAACTCATATATTCCAGTACCCTTTTTTCTTTAAGCAGAAACCCCATAAGATGTTTAAACAATTCAGTGGAGCTTCTATTTTCTTCTGCTATTTGTATCCACTCACGTTTTTGTGTAATAGGGAGTAACTTTTCTATGTAGCTTACTGTGTTAGCGGTATTCATTTCCCCTTCAAGGTCCATCTTCTGTAAGTCTAACCAACACCTCTCAACTCTCTCTACCATTATGACAAACGCTccattatcaccatcattaacaGGCTTGATCGATTTCAAGTCTGAAAGTACTGCATCAACTAATTTGCGGTTATCCCCATACCTTAAATCTAACCTACTGAGCATTTCATCATAGTCATTTTCAATACCTCTGACAGTATTTAATGCTTCACCACTTAAACATGACCTCAGTGCATAGGGATCCTTTCCAAAACTATGTGCCATTAATCTTTTATAATCCTCTCCAAAACTATGTACCATTAAtcttttataatctataaaattcGGAAAATCTCTACTGTCTCCACTAAACTGAGGCGGTTGCAAAGCCTTCACCTTGACCCTTCTAACACTAGAGTCCTGTaccacatgaatatttttttttgtatttagacaATCTGGACTTTCCTTCTTTCCAAACTATCAATATATTCGTCACACTCAATTAAATGTTCCTCTTTGGCACCAACCTTAATGAAGATGGAGACATACCTCTCATGACAAAATTCAACCTTATCAAAAGCTTTACAGACTTCTTCATAAACCTCAGTCAGCGCTGTTGAAGTACTAGCTTGTCCAACAGTGTCCTCGAATGTTGCATTTTCTCGTGAAGGTCCTCTTGGCCTGTGCTCGGTCATTTTTAGCTTGCTGCAGTTCTTCCTCCAAAATAACAGAGTGCCAAATGTGTTGAAATGTTGGATGTGCAGTGAAAGTCACGAAAGATGTTgcaatgcttttctttttattactgcatttcaacCTGAAACataattcaaaatactaaaaaaaatcctaaataaatattaagtgaaaaaactAAAAATCACAACTTTTCTTGGAAAGTACAAACTATAACGATATAATTAAGTAATTCGAATGAACTTGAAGCATAAACATATATAGCAATGAAAAACATTAATCAAATATAGCAGTAAATTACGTGAACATAAATAGAACAGGTTCAAGAAGACAAAAGTTTATAGTTGAGAAACACCATTACTCAAACGGATCGTACCCGTCTATACTGTGAGCTGCAATTGCAAGACCATTCAAGATTCGGTGATCCTCACATATTTAGCATTGGACAATGGCCAATACCACTTACGGTTTTTTAATATACAAGTAATTTTAATTCGACTGAGCTACTCGGCATCAGTGATGAAGATCA comes from Palaemon carinicauda isolate YSFRI2023 chromosome 3, ASM3689809v2, whole genome shotgun sequence and encodes:
- the LOC137638885 gene encoding uncharacterized protein; translation: MYNAVRLKELEQHTHRFVWRDADYSRPPNHHVLTAVGFGDRPSGVIAITALKKTASIKENEFPEINNIIDRNTYVDDDIFSCEDVNKAKKLMGNMNLVLNEGGFKFKHWIMSNNETLDNELKLLYAGEEKVLGLHWIPRKDIFFFKIKVDLNRSKKRIFKIGIDKYIQSDNT